In the Pectinatus sottacetonis genome, ATGATGGTAGGAATGCCTCTTTTAGGTGTATTAGCACGCGGCGTGATCACACAGCCGCTATCGCAGCTCGGTGGTACTACCGACAAAATAATTCCTATGCTGATTGCCAATTACATGAATCCATGGCTGGCAGGACTTACTATAATTGGTCCATTAGCAGCAACAATGTCAACTATATCTTCTCTGCTTATTGCTGGGTCTTCAGCAATAATAAAAGATATTTATCTCTTTTATACCAAAGATAACAACCGGAGTAATAACCAAAAATTTATCAGCCGCATAAGTATTTCAGTGACCGCTATAATGGGTATTATAACTGTTCTAATGGCAATAAAACCACCTGATATAATTGTATGGATAAACCTCTTTGCCTTTGGTGGTCTGGAAACAGCTTTTTTCTGGATCCTTATATTTGGCTTTTTTTGGCACAGAGCAAATGCTGCCGGTGCTATCTCTTCCCTTATCTGCGGATTATCCGCATATTGCCTGACAATGGCCTTCGGTATAAAAATTTCATCCTTCCACAACATAGTAATAGGTATAGGCATTGGTGCCATTGTTTTTATCTTAGGAAGTATATTTACCAAATCACCTGACAAAAAAATCGGTCGTATTTTCTTTCCTGAACGATATTAATCCATTGCTGTTCATGATACAAACTTACAAATTATTATTGACACAATATGAATTGAAAATTATAATTATATGCATGGCAATAGCGTCAATTAAATATATCAGTCTTATAGAAAGAGGTTATCCAATATGAATGAGCATCAATACAAATTTGAAACACTACAGCTGCATGTCGGCCAGGAAGAAGCTGATCCAGCAACAGCTTCCCGTGCTGTCCCCATTTATCAGACAACATCATATGTATTTAAGGATAGTCAGGAAGCAAGTGATTTATTCGGACTCAGAAAGGCCGGCAACATATATGGGCGCCTGACTAATACTACCCAGGACATTTTTGAACGTCGCATTGCCGCCTTAGAAGGGGGTGTAGCTGCTTTAGCTGTAGCCTCAGGTGCAGCTGCCATAAATTATGTTCTTCAGGCACTAGCCCATTCAGGCGACCATATTGTTGCTGCCACAACGATTTATGGTGGAACTTATAATTTACTTGAACATACCCTGCCAGATTATGGCGTGACCACAACCTTTGTCGATCCTACACAAGGAGCAAGTGTATTTGAAAATGCTCTGAAAACCAATACCAAATGTGTTTTTATTGAAACCGTCGGTAACCCTAATGCCAATCTGATAAACATAGAAAAAGTAGCTGCCATTGCACATGCCCATAAAATTCCCCTTGTCATAGATAACACATTTGCTACACCATACCAAGTAAAACCCTTTGAATATGGTGCTGATATTGTTGTCCACTCCGCAACAAAATTCATCGGCGGTCACGGAACAACTTTAGGCGGAGTAATAGTGGACAGTAGTAAATTTGACTGGGTGGCTTCCGGTAAATTTCCTCAGCTCGTTGAAGCAAACGCCAGCTATCATGGGATTAGCTTTGCTAAAGATGTAGGAGCTCCTGCGTTAGCTGTTTTTATCCGTGCTTTATTACTGCGTGATACCGGCGGCTGCATTTCTCCTTTCAATGCATTCCTGCTGTTACAAGGCACTGAAACTTTATCCCTGCGCGTTGAACGTCATGTTGAAAATGCCTTAAAAGTTGTTGATTTTCTAAGTAAACATCCCAAAGTTGCCAAAGTAAATCATCCATCCCTGCCCAACCATCCTGATCATGCACTATATAAAAAATATTTTCCTAACGGCGGCATATCTATTTTTACTTTTGAAAT is a window encoding:
- a CDS encoding O-acetylhomoserine aminocarboxypropyltransferase/cysteine synthase family protein — protein: MNEHQYKFETLQLHVGQEEADPATASRAVPIYQTTSYVFKDSQEASDLFGLRKAGNIYGRLTNTTQDIFERRIAALEGGVAALAVASGAAAINYVLQALAHSGDHIVAATTIYGGTYNLLEHTLPDYGVTTTFVDPTQGASVFENALKTNTKCVFIETVGNPNANLINIEKVAAIAHAHKIPLVIDNTFATPYQVKPFEYGADIVVHSATKFIGGHGTTLGGVIVDSSKFDWVASGKFPQLVEANASYHGISFAKDVGAPALAVFIRALLLRDTGGCISPFNAFLLLQGTETLSLRVERHVENALKVVDFLSKHPKVAKVNHPSLPNHPDHALYKKYFPNGGISIFTFEIDGNEAQARKFIDNLKVFSLLANVADVKSLVIHPASTTHSQMNDEELAQSGIKKSTIRLSIGTEHIDDILWDLKQAFEAI